Below is a genomic region from Thunnus thynnus chromosome 22, fThuThy2.1, whole genome shotgun sequence.
AACAACATCATCCTTGGTGACACATGAACAGTGCCATTACAGTAAATACTCATGCCCTCAGAGAGGATGCATCCTGCATTCCTGTCATGTCATGCATTCCTCAGCAATGTACAGAGAGAGGTAGAGGGGGGGGGAGGCAGGAATATAAGGTGACTGTGGACAAAAAATGCATCACTTTCCTTTAAGCCCCTGCGCAGGGCTTTCCCCGGTTTTCCCTGAGAAAGCCACGGGGGAacaagaaggaggaagaggaggaggaggtggtggtggaggaggagggggaggaaggggggggggttgatAATACTGTACATGCGTAAATAAATTGGAGACACTTGTATCCGACATGAACTGTGCTTACCTGTGATAGCTACATTTGCAGCATCAGACGAGTGGCTGGGTAGATCATTCGAGTAAGTGCACTCCAAGCCCAGTACCGCATAGATGACGAGTCCACGTAGCAATGCATTCACTGCCTTGTGGATGTAACTCATGGTGGAAATGAGGCGAAAATCTGGTAAATTCGTATCCGTGGGACCGGGGAGAGTGGGGTGATGGGTAGATTTTTAAAGCAATcccaaggagagagagaaaaaaaatgatactaATATATCAGGTTCGGACTGGATAATACAACAATAGCGagccaaaaaaatataaaaattggaGCAGAAATATGACGTGTCAcgagaaaaaaaagggacacCTGGAAAATGCaccaacttaaaaaaaaaaaaaaaaaaaaaaaaaaaaaatcccgcAGTCGACTATTTTGAGGAAACCCACCGGCTAACAGctgaaacacaagcagtcactGCTGTCACAAAACCTTACAGGAGAAATACCTGCAAAAGAATAGTTCATCGTGGGTCATCGGCAAGTCAAACTACTTTGAGAGAagacccccccaccaccaccacactcataaaaataaaactaatagcCTCTAATGGGTTTTTGGTGGCTGTTTCAGAGGGGTGACTGCTGCGAGCACCCCATGCCTTTGATGTCTAATTGAATACAATTAAAGAAATGTCTAGCTGGATAAGGAGAAGACCACATGCAGCCTGGAGGAATCCCctgtccaaaaacaaaacaaacaaacaaaaaaaaatggtagGAGCTTTCTACCCGTGGATATCCGTGAGCCACAAATAATATCAAGTGCTGTATTAAATCCTTATGTAGGCCTGTGAGAAGGAAGATAATAGTCTCTGTACTTCCACGTACAGTATACAAACACCGGGGACAGCTTCAGCATATTGAACTCGCAGTGTCTCATAGGTCCGCCTCTTCATACGAAAGTAGCAAATCCCATTGcatcaaaaaaaacacacacacacacattcgtgTCTTCCTCCGTTTGCTCTAATCCGTCTCCGACCTATATCAGCCGATATCCGCCTACTTTCTAAATGAAGTTTTTAAaagtcagcttttttttttttcgtggCTCGGTGTGTTACTGTATCCTCCTGTCATATCAGCTGCTCGCCGGCTGATGCAGACTAGGGAAGGAGAGCCGACCGGGGCGGAAGTCAGTATGCAAAATGGTTTGacatcaggaggaggagaggagaggagagagagagagagagagagaaagagaaagagagagagagagagagagagaggggggggggggggctttacATTTGGCCCCGACTACTGCCGCGTGTAGGACGGGATACTTTATAAGCGGTGACACCGGGagaggttttgtttttaaagggggGGAAAGCATTCAGCGCATCCCTTCCCTGCTACCCCACCGGCTTTCATGCGGTGGttatcagacacacacctcGCTGGCGCcgggtgtgtttttttttttttttttggttgttgttgtttttttttggccgAGCTGGAGCTTGAGGGGATTCTTGAGCAGATAAATCCTCCTCAGAAACGCTCTTTTTTCCGGTCATGCTGACGCGGATAACGATTACCCGCTTCATTGTTCTCCACTTCCCGGCTCCGGGCCATCCAAGTTTGCCTCCCGGTTGAGCGCTCTCATTGGCTGGAGTGTCCCAACATGGCAGAGTCTGATTGGCTGCTTCACACAGCAGTTGTTGCATCGTTTTGAAGACGCTCAGCGCGGGAAATAATGTgatattaaaggataattccggGATTTTATGCATGTTAAACCTTGTTATTTACTCTGAAgccattttctatttattttagaGCAATGTCGGTACATACCAAGAGATTCTGCGCCCCCTATATTACTAACactaataatagaaatatgagtAATGATATTATTTTTCACAGCACTAAGAAATACACTGATGAAGTGTGACATAAACAACATTACCTTAATTTCTGTGTGTAAAAAACACATCCATccaatttattttacattttaatcccctccagacatgttttcgGACTAATAAAAATCCTCTtcttggaataataaattgtgtctaACGTGTTTGTccacaaaaaatgttcagttaccATGTTAAAAGTCCTTAAAATTGCATCTTCTCCTTCTACCTcataaaaaatccagaatttcaaagttttaactgctggacacaatacttcactgtaaagtctgttctcagtgtaTGCGCACTGGAGGTTTTAAGTTTCCACATTATATTTGTATGATGTAAATTGTGTACCGGACcttgattggctccaaactagtcaTGATGTCATCACCTTCTTCCTTCAGTAGGTGAATGTGAAAAccaaacatccaaatgaaagaacaagaacacatttttgagtggaggttTAAGATAGGTTTGAATGAGGTGTAGACAGATGTAAACTTCCCAGTAGTATCaccaaaaaaaattttttttaaatctggaaTTCCGggaagctattttttttttgtcaacaaaaaaacCTTCTACATTCATCCACAGCTTCTTTTGAAACCAGGGTTTCCCGTATGGGTGCCTCTGACTGTCATCCCATGCAAATGTGTTATTGGTTCATTTCAATATTTGGCTGTTTGCTTCCTGGTGCAAGAACCTTTCATGTAAAGGCCCCAACAAACAGATGGCACTATGAGGAATAAAAACTCCAGAGAGTATTTGCTGTTGGATAAGAATCGGTATAAATCTTCAGGGGAAACCTAAAGTGCCATTTTCAGTGAACATTAAGATGCTTCATGCAGCCATAATGTCAGACACAGCCTGATGTAGAGATTAAAGCCTAAAACAGACACTATGTCTGTCCAAACCTCACATTGAATTATAGTTTAATCACATTCATGTATGCAAGGCATTCTGTATCTCTCTCCTAAATGCTACTCCATCTTGTGCTTGTTCAACTTTCATGTTATACTCTTTATACCTTTACCTACTTCTCTACCATGATTGGTGGTTGATGTTGCTTCTGAACACAAATGAACCTTAAATAGAGGTCAACCATTTTTACATACTGGTGGTCAATCTTCAAGAGTTTTTTGTTATAACCCtattaaacatgtttcataTGCATTTAAAGGCAACATAGGAAAATTAGAtcttattttgttctttttaaattgCAACATATCTAAACACACCGTGGACTAAGAGCAGGCATTACAGTGTGTCTTTGTACTGTTTAAATTGATATGTTTGAAAACCTAACCTCATAGTCGTGTCATTTTATATCTTTAGTAATGAGAGCACAGAGCCAAATCAAACAACTTGCTGCTGCTATCCAAATACTTATAAGCTCGGTGTGAGCGCGGCACCGGATTAGATGGCAGCCTGATACAACTTTCAGCGACAGCCAGCTTCAGAGTGTTGATGGACAGAAAGCACGTCGCCCTGCAATGCAACGCATCAGCCACCAGGAGGGACCGCCGTATGAGCGAAACCACGCAGCAGGGTCACGGTTGTCTCAGGAGAAACAGACTTCTGGGGGCCAAAAGGAGGTGCATGACTGATAAAAGAGTCGGCCGTGGGAGTTCTAGTAAACAGGTGGCAGATGTAGCAGGAaccgagagagggagagagagagggagagagaagaaagagaagaacagCATAATTCGATACAAGCCCGCAGAGGGGGCAGAAGGGAGGAAGGCAGCCAACAACGAGGGAGGAATAGAGCAGATGCTACATGTAGGAGGAGGGCTGTAGGGGGGAGGCAGACGGTCAAGTCCCTCAATGCTGTTACCTGTCACTTACCCATTCTGTCCTCTCTATAAATGCCTATGGTAAGCTACTGTACGCCCTGAGAAATATTCAACTGGAGAAACAGGAAAGATCAGACAGCTATATTGACATTTCAAGGTATTTTGAGGTTTTATACAATAACCTGGAGGAGGTGATTCAACAgaactttatttcatttaaaaaaatgtcttatttgaGGTTGCAAAAAAACACTGCGAGATGTTGGCGTTGACTGGCAAAGAATACTGTTTgacattgaaataaataaataaacttgattgcATTTAAATCAAAGGTAACAGACTGCATTTCTGTACAAAATAGGTCAATACATTCAGAAATTAAAtgcataatttaaaaatgaaataaaacactggCACTGAAGGTGCTAAGCTTCCTTTAAAATGTGCAGTTATATGCAATTTCTtcataaatacaataaattatgTGTAGACACAGCAGCTTCTAATCGTATAAGTTACAGTTTAATTCAGTTTGTGGCTTTTGATTATTTCTCGCGACATGCTGGCACAGGCTAGCGCTTCCAATCTCCTcattcatcagcagcagcattatCTAATAGTGTTATAACAAGCAGGAGCTACAGAGCCGAATAAATTGCAAGAGCTAATTAGCACTTCATTAGCCAAGCTTGGAGACATTACTGTTGTTCTCTTCGCACGCTCCTATCGCAGTACAATTACTGCTTCATGCAACTCATCTCCTAATGAGCTTCTCAGCTGATCCGAGCACTGCGGTGCATATCATCTTTCCTGCAGAGCATATGGCTTAAGGAGGTCAGCTTAACCTTACCGGCCTGTAGGCTATACTTATGAACTGTTTAATATCTACTAATATGATACAGGGGATTCACTATTTATGGTGCGTACATTCTAAAAGAGGAAATTGGCGTTTTGCTTGAACCAGTGCAAGATGAGGTGCCTGTGTAGGTTCTCCTTCATTATTCCTTGACACATTAGGCTGACGTTTCTTGATGGATGACCAGTGGTGTTGGTGTGGTTATGGCATGACAGAGTGGCATTATTGTAGTGTCTCTTTATATCCTCCAAGTGGCGTGTGCAGTACGTATCCCGACGCATACGTACTGTGGTCTCCGTGCTCCTCAGATGGCGGTGGCAAATAGAAAGATCTGGATGAGCGGCATGACCTTCAAGGTTGAAAGGTCGGCGAGGACAGCCTGCAGTGCGgttgtcaaacaaaacaaataagaaaCTTGTTTAACTTTCACACCCCTTCCGACCGAACCCTTCCCCACCAAGCCCATGAGAAGGGCTGTAAAGCAcaccctcctccccccaccTTCCAAAGACATATTTCAGGATTTAAAAAAGCACCACACAGCGCGACACACATAATGATGATGCAGAATCCTTGGGAAGCGACAATCCATGCTTAAGAGTACGCCGCTCCCCACCCTGTCCTTTTGGGTTTGGTGGGAGATTAAATTTAGGGACCCTATCATGTTTAGAGAGCAGGTCTAATATTTCAACACTGGGCCTGAAGTTCTAAATATAAGATGAGGAGCAGTAGACCTATGTTATGATATCTTCTCTCTGCCGGGGCAGGTGGTAAATGAGCAAGCAAATAGTGCCGGCCAGCATCTTAGAGCAGCAGACCAGCCTGTCGCCCCATGAGTCACAGTGTAGGTTAAACCCCCCTCACACTCAAGGGAAGGGGAAGAGAAGGGTCATAGCATGGTTTACTCATGGTTTCAGTCATATGATAGCGGGACCAAAGTATGGGAGCCGGTGCGGTATACAGTGCAGGCATGCGCAAGAATTACATTACAGGTTACTGTAATAATAACGTAACATGAGTGACAGTGCAGAAGCTAACGCAGGATGCACGTATCAAGCTTTCAATTGTGCTTTTGCTAAATTTGCATGTCAAAATTCAAAAGTTACAACAAAGTGGCATCGGGATATGGAGTGTTTGGAGGCGTTGGTGGTACACAGGGTGGGGTAAGAGGGTGAGAAAGTCCAGCCGGCCATTTTTTTTCAGACATGTAAGCAGAAGACTGGGTTACTGGTGCTCGATGGTCATCAACAGCTATTTACAGCCTTCCAGGCTGTGGGGGACTGGAAATCGGAgtttcacacgcacacacatacaagtccAGTGTGAAATGAACATACCTCAGCTGAGGCCAGTGATGTCACTTCCATAAGGTTCTCAGCGCGGAAGGCAAACACGGCAGCTGCAAGGACTGGAGGagcggtgtgtttgtgttggaggGCAGTGGATAGGGAAGGATAGAGGGGGGGGAAGGATGACgaatggagaaagaaaaggataTGATATAAACAGCAGAGGGAGGTTGAGATAAAGAAGGATAATAGAAGAAAGGATGGGAAAGAGGATCATATaatagagagaggagaggagagaagcaaATAAGATTATAATAATCTCATGGCAAATGTCAAGGTTGTTACTGCGGAGTTTGAACGCAACATACCTGCAACTATCTCCAGTGAGTCGTATCCCAGGATCCGATCCCAGAGGAGAAGCAGCTGGTCAGTGGAAAGATAGCCAGAGAAGGCGCGAACCATCCACTTAAAGGCTATACGCAACCTGAGGACAAAACCATCACTTTTGGTTACATAGTCTGCACACTAAAGACGGCGTCCAGAAAGCTTTAGATTTCAGTGAATAACATTTAATCTCTATTACCTGACCTGAACAtcttttttaactgtttataaATTGGTGTCTTATCATCATGTAACTGTCAGTGAAACTACTGCATCCTGTGTCATACAGCACTGAATACGTctagttttatattttgaaaattgtgaTTTCATTGAGCTACCACAAGATGGCAGTAGCTAATAACTGTAGGACTGCACCAAGACTGCTGATTTGAACAGTGGGAGTATGTTTGTGAATCCTAAACCAAATAAACAACAGCTAAGCAAAGAAATGCATTTAGGTAATTGAAGAatttaaattaagaaaaagcGTATTTTATGGTCAGTAGTGGCACTGCTTTAATTCTCACATGCAAGAACAACGCAGCATTCAACATGACAAGTTTCCATGGCAATGAAATGTCACAGAACATTTCCTAATATGTATGGAGGACTTCATTTCAGTTGAGTGTTTGGGACTTAAGTTTTGAGCATAAAGACTTTATTAGGGCGGCTGAATTACTCTTTTAAGCTCCTCATTTGCTAGTGACGTGGCGGTGTGCAGACTACTTACGGCTGCGCCCCGATCTGTCGAAGGTGATAGAAGAGCTGAGGCAGGTAGGCCTGGAGTAACCGCTCAAACTGCAGGCACAAAGACACTATACCCTGCGGGAGCGCACATGATAATTACATGCATTAAGGTACGAGTACGAACACGACATTTTGACCTTGACATTTAGCAATCACGCACGAAAGCTTACCgaatgagaggaggagatggagtgCAGTCTGAAGAAGTAGCGACTGTACATTTCCCTGAATACGCTGTACAGCTTGGACGGCTCGTTGTACAAGAAACACAAAGGTGCCACTgtgggacaaacacacacatgaccaCAAATGCACCGCGTTATATCCTGCTCATACAGTGTTCTTCCAGCATTGAACGTTGCAAGAGGTTCAAAACATACTCACCATACATCGAAAATCCATGAAAAGGGATTACACCTGTTTTCAAATGAGAGTTAAATAGAGTTAAATATATTGCAAGCAGCCCGGTGGTTACATTTTTCCCGTCGGTATcagaacacagaaaataatatgATGTGAAAGTCAACATGAAGCTCACCGTTGGGAGGATAAACAACAGCGCACTCGTCATCTCCCACTTTCCCTGTGAGACAGACATAAAGACACCGAGATGACCAAGATCTAGAGCACCATGTCTGGAGTTACTAATCGCACGTATATGCGCAGGTGTTTGACATATTAAGGTCATTGGAGTGGAGTGGCACTGCTCTGATGTGATGTGggctgaagtgtgtgtgtgtgtgtgtgtgtgtccttggtGTAGGGTTCATCATCTCACCCTGGATGTAGGATTTAGGAGGAGTGGCACTGTTGTATTTGAAGTGCTCCAGGACGGCGGTGTCCCGggagaaacacagcaacaccTAGAAACACGCAGGTTTGGTATTAAacatgctctcacacacacacacacacacacatttatctgGATCAACTAAAATAAAGAGTAACTGATATTGGATTCAAAGTTTACAGGGCTGCAACCCAAAcatactcagtttactgtcatagaagactaaagaaactcACATTTAAGATGCTGGAACCtgagatttttgtattttttcttaaagaaacaATTCCaaactatttattaattatcaaaaaagttggcgtcaatcaactaatccattcatcgactaatcattgcaccTTCAAAAGTTTACAGATCTTCCAGTGCTTTAAGTAACTAGTGACCTAACGAAGCAGAAACAAGGCCTCTCTCTCActaacagaagaggaagaagcagacaggaaCCTTTGCTGTATGGATTACACGCACGATATGTAATATTATCCTTGCCTGGCGACAGTGGACAGGGATGACAGTAGCTAATACGCTTTTATTTGTTCGGCAGCTGGTGATGGCCTTGAGTGGCCTTGCTCCCTCTTGGGTAAGAATTCAATCATAACGGCACACCTGGAGCCAGCCTTTGGGGAAGTATTGAAGCAGATAATAACAAAGCCTCGAGTGGCTGCTTGTTTCGCAAAATGACCGTATAAGTGGGAGCTCATTCCATTACAATCCCATTTCTGGCTCTTTTTGAGAACCAATTTCATTTCCACCGGCCACTTTAGATGAATTACACTGGGGGGGGGGAATCATCAAAATGAGACCGGCAGCAATTTATACAGCCTCATTGacaggaaaataccaaaaaagGATGGCAAGGATGTCTCTAGAGTGCCTCTTGTCTGAccttaaaaacttaaaatcagCTTCTGCTGTCCAActtaaagtgtttttatgtttgtgataGATTGTATAATTTGAGGAattatctttggacagagctaaatacattttgttctcTTATGATCTCTTAAAACCACCAGAAGTGGATGTAAACAGGCTTTCCCTTGACGTAGAAAGAGCAGAAAAGCATTTTACTTGGTTTTTGGTGGCTACCTAAATGGGAATCAGACTTCTCTTCAAACATTACTGACAAATGAAACTTCTGAAGTGTTCTTGGAGTGTACTTAAGGACTTTCTATAATTTCCACTTGGATAACTTCTCAAGTTCATGACAACACCTCTATGAATCCAGGTTCCATCCCGCGATAAGTGGATTCTTTCACTACCTAGTGAGTTTACCATCAGCCAATATTGACAGTGATACTGGAGCTTTGTTCTTGCTACACGCATGTGCTCAATGGTTAGCCCCCAAGGAGCATGACACATTAACAGCCGTCAAATAAACCGGTTGCTGAGTGTATGTACTTGTTTATCAGCTGGGCACATAAGGCAAACAGAGTAAGGATTAGCAGAGAAGCTAATAATAACAGGTCGTACTGGAAGACGGATCCTTATAGATAAAGAGGAATGCTGTCTCACGGAAACTGAGTGAAAAGAAGAAACCTTTATTGCTGTCTAGTAGAATAAATGTGGTTGGTTTTTAGGCATTGTGGGAGTCCATGTGGTTTGCACAGCTTCCCCTTTGCTAATGTAAGTAGGAAATATCACGTTAACAGATACAAAGGGCTTCCTTattatgttaaaatgctaaaatgatttcttaaacagaaaaaaaagctattacccttaaaaaaaacataattaacttaaataaaaatcTTCAAATGATCTTCGCTCGGTTGAGGTCACATCGTTATGGTTAAGCCATGACAGATGGAGAGCTGagctgagagaaaacagagctCACCTGATAGAGGAAATCTTCAAAGACAAAGTAGTAGTCGTCATTACTGGCGGTGAGCTTCACATCCTGTCGGGCGAGGCATTTGGAATTAAATTTGATCtcataatgaagaaaaatgcaCGTTAAACCGCTGCGGCTTGCAAATGTCAGTTCATTCACATTATGTAAGAAAAGCTTTTGTTTACCAAAGGTGTACATAGAGTGATGGTTCGAAGCTAATcggaaaatacaaagaaaatttCTTCCAGGAAATAACCTTGTATCAAAGTTTACGTTAGCAAGAAAAACGTTCTGTAGACGAGACTCCAAAATTCCACCAGGAAACAAAAGCTTTCAGtattaaaacataacaaacattGATAAACATGCCTTATAGATGAGGTTGTCCACCAGCAGCTCATGTTGGATGACTCCAGCCTTTAGCTGTTCATAATGCATCACGTCCTGAAACGGCAAAGATCCAACATGTTTTAGTATGCGTGCAACAACGAAACTCTTCACAAATTAAAATTGCTGTTTACGAACTTAAGTGTTAATTGTAGAATGCAATTTTCTGGACAAAACCTACTAATTTTCTAATAATTATCGTAACTAAGAGGGAATGTTTCACCtcctttattatttaaaaatccATCACCCACATTACGGATACTGTTAAATCAACTTTATGTATTCTTTCTGACGCTGTCGACAGCAGGATTAAACCAAAGTTAATGGATGGGTAGCGTGTTTCCGACAATGTGGCTAAACTCAAACGTGTCTCCGGTTTGAGACAGGTTATCACGAGTGAACGAGAGAAGAGGCAACGCAGTGATAAAAATGTCCTCTGGGACAGCTGCGGAGCACCCTGGCGATGACCGGTGCTGCGGATGTTGatgagaacagaaacagagatgGTCTTTTGTGACAGCTGAGGTACAACGTTGAGACCGTTGCGGTAATATGGACAGCGTCAGTGGGAGAGTTCTGCTTTACACTTGAAGTTGATTATATATCTTGGAAACGAGGGTCGCAACAGTTCACTAatgctgtgtttttacagaATAAAATTGATCTGAAAATGAGgcaaaatggcagaaaaatgacCCAAAACTCATGTATGAACTTGATGAACTCATTCaagttattttacttatttaacCAAAAGAGGAATAAATATGTTCCAGATTTCCTCTTCACTTGTTTTGGATGAACAGGCAAAGGACGTCTATCAACAAGATGCAACTTAGGCgatttttcattcattaccCAGAAAAACAGTGAGAAGTATTCACATCCTGTCACTAGCCGGCTCTGTTTAATGTGTTTGCCCTCATGCAGTCTGGAGCCCTGCGAACACTCTCCAGACCTCAAGTCAGAACCGTGTAACTCTCCCTCAGAAATCAATCTTCCCATCACATGCATTGTTTTATCGACTTGGCCTCAGCGGGAGACTCTGGACTCCAGCGCCGTTTATACTGTGCTTTGCCACACAGGCAGCCAGCCTCTCTGTTTGGCCTAACTGTGCTAAATCGCAAGCATTTGATTATCTTAGCATTTGACCACCCGGGACAAGCAGCAGTGAGCTTAAGTAAACACCACCAGAGCTAATATACAGATCATGCTGAACTTGTAGATCAGCTGGTGATGCATATGTTGGCCATATGTAAATGCCGAGATACAAAATAAACAGTACAGTTAGGATCCTTCGCTGAAACACCATTGAAtgtgaaaaacagctgcagaatGAAAACTTCAGCTTGTAGAAAACATGCAGTTTGGGaatcagtgcagctgtgtgtgcacGGCTACTTTataacaaacactgacagctgACGGCCGCCACTGGGTTGCAACTCAGACATgattgtgtctgtgtatttgcaTTTAATACCTGTGGCTGGTTAGTGGAGTTAAGGATGAGGGCCCAAAGGTCAGCTCGCAGGCCTGTGGGACAGCCCTGCCTGCTGTACTGCTGCGCTGCCGCGCTGTCCTGCTCCACAACCACTAGACGAGAAACAGACAAAGAGTAAgacacaggagagaaagagagacattgACAGATAGTCAATTTTCCTGGATGGAGCTTTATATtgaaaggataggttcacagttgtctgtttttctagctgtaatcattcctcctgttcaagagatcccttcataatgtttTTTCGGTGTAactgatgggggacaaaatccacagctcTCCTTCCGTGCAAAAATctatttcaaagtttatttgaagctaatatgaggcttaaGCTGtcaaaattaatcaaatcaagctGATATATTTCAAAGTTTCTGTCTATTTGGTGCCAGTTTCCCTCTTTTTGCTACGATCCTTCCaatgcagctgaacaggaaaacgcTGTCCGttgagacaaagagagagaatttTATACCAAAAAAAGAcgaactgtggaagatatccactttagaTATCAGACAGCTGAGGTCTCATACTGTACGTAGCTATTGTTTgaagacagatatgagagtgtcATTAATCTTTtaaactctcagcaagaaagtga
It encodes:
- the tbc1d19 gene encoding TBC1 domain family member 19 — encoded protein: MLLTYNKLNCAVSDAKLERVATKTMDEGTELSLTIAQIVQRLKGSHLHSQIERQAKECLHQPEIKLESLKEDVRSFLKTSGWERKLQNAVYRELHVQLPPSHPAAPPEHLKEPLAYMRKAQASWEKRVLKSLNSMSTELGVPLARMRPAVEQKELANKWNEMGTDEPDLARFRPVYAPKDFLEVLISLRNPNHDSSEDVSARSHWGLIQVPLNVRDIPQLRQAYSELNLTTGQLGIDDHAHIHPDLFESEYVQMGKKVVVEQDSAAAQQYSRQGCPTGLRADLWALILNSTNQPQDVMHYEQLKAGVIQHELLVDNLIYKDVKLTASNDDYYFVFEDFLYQVLLCFSRDTAVLEHFKYNSATPPKSYIQGKVGDDECAVVYPPNGVIPFHGFSMYVAPLCFLYNEPSKLYSVFREMYSRYFFRLHSISSSHSGIVSLCLQFERLLQAYLPQLFYHLRQIGAQPLRIAFKWMVRAFSGYLSTDQLLLLWDRILGYDSLEIVAVLAAAVFAFRAENLMEVTSLASAEAVLADLSTLKVMPLIQIFLFATAI